The Besnoitia besnoiti strain Bb-Ger1 chromosome Unknown contig00043, whole genome shotgun sequence genome segment tttcaaagaaaagggatgtttagccgggaagttagcgtctaaaatatataccgatagtctcaacttagatgcacagatggacataattaatccttgtacggtttgtacctacttgactcctcagtttaagcagaactgtagtttctcgggacttaaagtcagcataatcaataaaaaggtttgttcagccactggttcaccatcaactaccttgtttcgacttcgtaccgactgtgttattgtagcacatatcaatcccttaaatagggatattattcccaaacaacggatcgtgttggctaggtgaactaatcacgtttcataaatacaatcagtgaaagctcttttgatttccatgaacggagttacatattagattctcttcgctccatggtatttagtaagttaacattgaaacgtatccagtgtaaagtttgaacgtaatccagctttaccttctatgttgttatgttaaccaaataagtttcatcgttgttgatatttcattgacatgttgataacataaatactaacaaaccaccggttttggatgggattacttttaacaccgcataatatgctaaaaagtaccattcaggtacgatatgaagcggagttacaaaccggttcactggtatggagttatctgggtgcgataatttCAATCAAacaaaagccgtttgtaagaaaattaaacccaattagataggatagacatttagcatcggtcattaacatatgaggatagaaggctactttaagtgcggaatcaatacctgcagggttactagaaccatttaaatgtaaatagaagatgtgtaatacaattagaatgcaacctacaaaaggtaatataaagtgcaatacaaagaatcgttttaatgtttacatcagatacatagtatccacgagtaaccaaggtactaaatatggtattggagaaaggagattagtaatgactgtagcacccagaaactcatctgtcccatggtagtacataaccgaggaaagcagtggctatagtaagtagatataaaactaaaccagacatccaagcagtagttaaataactatagctggagttatacatacctcgagacatgtgtattaagatacacaagaagacgaaagaagcagttgttgcatgcaacatcctaaattcccatcctgctgctacctctctaactagatgttgaacactagcaaatgcacaagatgcttcagaagtatatcggaacgctaaagtgatacctgtaattatttggagtacaaaggtaattgcaactaagaaaccaaagttataagatgaatttagattgagagcacaccgataaaagacgaggtgtgcccggaatagactcatggaaatttggtgtgttctcgacCATGCATAGCaaatagaacttcgttataactacatattaatGAGCGATGTAAatagtcttaaacacacgCTCGTACGTACAATCTCAATCGTACTGtgattttatatatgtacgtcTATAActggtgacatccaatgtcacgctcatggattcagtgtccaggactacctggcgcttaataaaacgattccgtcttccagcttccaagcaaacatgattaccgtgatattgaaatccaacacttttagctgtcttaagcagtccagtggggtggtggtgtactgcaatcataaagaacttggttgtctgtatctcataaccggagtcatcttcagtattctaggaactataatgtctttgtttattcgatttgagttatacagttctggatcgcggatcatttgtacagagacgatagctacttataatgtgataataacgatacatggcctagctatgatcttttatgttcttaatgcctgctttgtacggaggatatggtaacttctttgtaccaatatattggtggttcggaagtcgttttccaagaactaacgcgatctcctattttctagtaccattaggttctgtgttgttaactcaaagtatttgttccgagtttggtagtggtcttggttggacaatgtatcctccactaagtactagcttgatggtgttaaatccagaggcaactgattggattatcggaggtcttgcagtactaggaattagtagtattttaagttctattaacttccttggtacttgcgtcttcatgggttctaatgctggtgctaagaactatattctatatatctgggctatcatatttactgcccttatgttagtcttcactctacctattcttactggtggattagttatgatccttcttgatctacacgtaaacactgaattttatgattctatgtattctggtgatagtgtactttatcaacatctattctggttcttcggacatccagaggtatacattctaattttacctgcttttggtgtagtctcgcagacattatctatgtatgctgctagatctgtcttcggtggacaatctatgatcttagctatgggttgtatttctattctaggttccttagtatgggcacatcatatgatgacagtcggtctagagtagataccagagcttatttctctgctatgactattatgattgcaattcctaccggtactaagattttcaactggttaggtacctatatggctagccatacaaactacaagaactgtagatctatgggctgctcttagttttatcctattgtttactctaggtggtactacaggtgtagttatgggtaacgctggtatggatattgccctacatgatacatactatattgtagctcatttccatttcgtattatctcttggtgcagtactagctactatatgtggctttatcttctatagcagagatatgttcggagatactgtaaatctattccatgtaaataccggtgcttctccatatttaagcatctggtttgtagtcttcttaggtagtatcttattaattttcatccctatgcatatacttggtttcaacgttatgccaagaaggataccagattaccctgattatctttgttatattaatacatggtgttcaattggttctatatccacaatagttatcatcttaactatgctctgcattaagtatagtggtatccagcgtatatttgaaaaccaacatttgtatacaagctgtacgaatatcatgacattcactttggtagtcgccttcttaatgttagtctgtacggaatacacggatcggattcttgttggcctggcacctgtttagtaactggatgaacgctttttacgcctggtatgcatggataatactcgactcttctatagtttaaccgctactgctggactgtatattatgtacttacggtagtacta includes the following:
- a CDS encoding uncharacterized protein (encoded by transcript BESB_058120), giving the protein MFLMPALYGGYGNFFVPIYWWFGSRFPRTNAISYFLVPLGSVLLTQSICSEFGSGLGWTMYPPLSTSLMVLNPEATDWIIGGLAVLGISSILSSINFLGTCVFMGSNAGAKNYILYIWAIIFTALMLVFTLPILTGGLVMILLDLHVNTEFYDSMYSGDSVLYQHLFWFFGHPEVYILILPAFGVVSQTLSMYAARSVFGGQSMILAMGCISILGSLVWAHHMMTVGLE
- a CDS encoding uncharacterized protein (encoded by transcript BESB_058100), whose product is MSLFRAHLVFYRCALNLNSSYNFGFLVAITFVLQIITGITLAFRYTSEASCAFASVQHLVREVAAGWEFRMLHATTASFVFLCILIHMSRGMYNSSYSYLTTAWMSGLVLYLLTIATAFLGYVLPWDR